In Molothrus ater isolate BHLD 08-10-18 breed brown headed cowbird chromosome 22, BPBGC_Mater_1.1, whole genome shotgun sequence, the following are encoded in one genomic region:
- the RBM7 gene encoding RNA-binding protein 7, translating to MGAAAAEANRTLFVGNLDPKVTEELIFELFHQAGPVITVKIPKDRDGRPKQFAFVNFKHEESVPYGLRLLNGIKLYGRPMRIQFRSGSSHAAQDINPSCSQLGAPGTNLPGTPHPASNCSRYERVPDGMGAPGFPSSLRRQAVMNSAARQQPQFGGKYGEQPAFAPPGYPHSFHGPPGSPGPRRLEGPRKARLSAHPYSPDGRHFGRERFGDGGPEYGRSKRDEYGFEERGHEGEHHYRGREEHYEDRHRDGWSYEHRRDSYRETKWHSARH from the exons ATGGGAGCAGCGGCTGCCGAAGCGAACCGGACGCTTTTCGTGGGGAACCTGGACCCCAAGGTCACCGAAGAGCTCATCTTCGAGCTCTTCCACCAG GCGGGGCCCGTGATCACCGTGAAGATCCCGAAGGACCGGGATGGACGGCCCAAGCAGTTCGCCTTCGTCAATTTCAAGCACGAGGAGTCGGTGCCGTATGGGCTGCGGCTGCTCAACGGGATCAAGCTGTACGGGCGGCCCATGCGCATCCAGTTCCGATCAG GGAGCAGTCATGCGGCCCAGGATATCAATCCATCCTGTTCCCAGCTCGGAGCTCCTGGCACCAACCTTCCTGGGACGCCTCATCCAGCATCCAACTGCAGCAG GTATGAGAGGGTTCCAGATGGCATGGGCGCACCGGGGTTCCCGTCGAGCCTGCGGAGACAAGCGGTG ATGAACAGCGCGGCCCGGCAGCAGCCCCAGTTCGGGGGCAAGTACGGGGAGCAGCCCGCCTTTGCCCCTCCCGGCTACCCGCACTCCTTCCACGGCCCGCCCGGCTCCCCGGGGCCGCGGCGCCTGGAGGGGCCGCGCAAGGCCCGGCTGAGCGCCCACCCCTACAGCCCCGACGGGCGCCACTTTGGCCGCGAGCGCTTCGGGGACGGCGGCCCCGAGTACGGCCGCAGCAAGCGCGACGAGTACGGCTTTGAGGAGAGGGGCCACGAGGGCGAGCACCACTACCGGGGCCGCGAGGAGCACTACGAGGACAGACACCGCGATGGCTGGAGCTACGAGCACCGCAGGGACAGCTACAGAGAGACCAAGTGGCACTCGGCGCGCCACTGA